The nucleotide sequence CTTCCCCGAGGAGTGGGCCCGGTTCCGCGACGGCGTGCCGCCGGCCGAGCGCGACGGCGACCTGTCCGCCGCGTACGCCCGGCTGGTCAACGACCCGGACCCGCAGGTGCGCGACCAGGCCGCCCGCGACTGGTGCGCCTGGGAGGACGTGCACGTCTCCCTGGCCGGCGGCTACCAGGCCAGCCCCCGCTACGCCGACCCGGTGTTCCGGGCCGGGTTCACCCGGCTGGTCACCCACTACTTCAGCAACCTGGGGTTCCTGCCCGACGGGCAGCTGCTGCGCGACGCCGGCAAGCTGGCCGGCATCCCCGGCGTGCTGGTGCAGGGCCGCCTGGACGTCAGCGGCCCGCCGGACATCGCCTGGCAGCTCACCCGGGAGTGGCCCGACGCCCGGCTGGAGATCGTCGAGTCCGGCGGCCACGGCAGCGGCCACGGGGTGGGCGAGCGGGTCGTGGCCGCCCTGGACGCCTTCGCAAGCGCCTGACGCCGCACCACCGCCGCACCGCCGCCGGCCGCGGCACCGACGACGCGGGTCAGGCGGCGAGCAGGGCGCGGACCGGGGCGGCCTTCGCGGCGGCCTCGGCGACCTCGGCGGCCGGGTCGCTGCCCCAGGTGATGCCGCCGCCGGCCCACACGTGCAGCCGGTCGGCGTCCGCGGCGGCGGTGCGGATGGTCAGCCCCAGGTCGACGCGGCCCGGCCCCACCCAGCCGAGCGCGCCCATGCCGGCGCCCCGGCCGACGGGCTCCAGGGCGGCGATCTCGTCGAGCGCCGCGAGCTTCGGGGCGCCGGTCACCGAACCGCCGGGGCAGACCGCGCGCAGCAGGGCGGCCAGGCCCAGCCCGTCGGCGGGCACGGCGGACACGGTCGACTCGGCCTGCCACAGGTCGCACCAGCGCCGTACGGCGAACAGCTCGTCGACCCGCACCGAGCCGGTGCGGGCCACGCGGGCCAGGTCGTTGCGTTCCAGGTCGACGATCATGACGTGTTCGGCGCGTTCCTTGGCCGAGGCGAGCAGCTCGCGGCGGCCGGCCGGGGTGGCCGGGCGGGTGCCCTTGATGGGCCGGGTGACCAGGCGGCCGTGCTCCACCGCGACGAGGGTCTCCGGCGAGGCGCAGCCGATCGCCCAGCCGAGCCCGGACAGGGTGCCGCCGTAGCGGGCGCCGGGCAGGGCGGCCAGCCGCGCGAGGGCGGGCAGCGGGTCGCCGGCGTATCCGGCGGCGGCGTGGCCGACCACGTTGACCTGGTAGACGTCGCCGCGCCCGATGGCCGCGCGGACCGCCGCCACCGCCTGCGCGTGCGCCGCGGGGGTCCAGCTGTCCCGCCACGGCCCCAGCCACCAGCCGCCCGGCCGGGGGCGGACCGGCGGGGCGGGCGCGTCGGCGTGGCCGTAGACGACCGCCACGAGGTCCGGCAGCGCCGGCACGGGACTGGGCGCACCCACGGCGCCGCCGGCGGCGCGGGCCCCGGCGGCGGCCGACAGGAACAGGGCGGCGCCGCAGGTGCCGTGCGGGTCGTGGGCGGCCGGCCGGCCCAGGTCGGACAGGTCCACACCGTGCGCGGCCAGGAACTCCTGGGCGAGCGCCGCCGGGTCGCCGCCGTCGGCGAGCCACCATTCCAGCCGGGCCCGTTCGACGAGCCGTCCGCGGCACTCCGGCGGCGCCCCGGGCACGTCGATCCCCGTCTTTGGGAGCGCTTCCACACCGTCCGGTCGGTTCACGCTCATCCGTTCAGCCGATTTCGGGTGAACAAGCCGCATCCTTGCTCGATAGCGCGCGCTTGCGCTTGGTACTGTGCGTCACTGGTCATGTGAACCATGACACAGTGCCCCCACAGTCCGGAGAACCCGATGTGCCAGCACCTACCCACCTGCCCCTCCGCTGAGGCGACCGATCGCGAAGCCGCGCGCGTCATCGCCTGCTTCCCTGAGCAGGGCTGGAGCCTGCTCTGCAACGGTGTCATCGTCTTCGAGGACACCGGTGAGCTGCTCCCCGACGGCAGCACCATCGCCCCGCACCGCGGCCCCGCCCGGCACGCCCTCGTCGCCTGAACGATCACGCTCCGTCAGGGAGCCTACGCGTCGGCCCACCGGTCGACGCGCCGGCCGGGGCGGCGGCACTGCACCGCCCCGGCGCGCTGCGCCTCAGCTTTCGAACGCCTCCGGCGCGGGGCACGAGCAGACCAGGTTCCGGTCGCCGTACGCGCCGTCGATCCGCCGCACCGGCGGCCAGTACTTCCCCGCCCGGTCCACCCCGGCCGGGTACGCGCCCACCGACCGCGGGTACGGGTGGGGCCACTCGTCACCGGAGACCATCGCCGCCGTGTGCGGCGCGTTGGCAAGCGGGTTGTCCCCCGCCGGCCACTCCCCCGAGCCCACCTTGTCGATCTCCGCGCGGATCGCGATCATCGCGTCGCAGAACCGGTCCAGCTCGGCCAGGTCCTCGCTCTCGGTCGGCTCCACCATCAGCGTCCCCGCCACCGGGAACGACATCGTCGGCGCGTGGAAGCCGTAGTCGATGAGCCGCTTCGCCACGTCGTCGACGCTCACCCCGGTCGCCTTCGTCAGCGGCCGCAGGTCCAGGATGCACTCGTGCGCCACCAGGCCCTTGTTGCCGGCGTACAGCACCGGGTAGTGCTGCCGCAGCCGCACCGCCACGTAGTTCGCGGCGAGGACCGCCACACCGGTGGCCCGGGCCAGCCCCTCGGCGCCCATCATCCGCAGGTACGCCCACGGGATCGGCAGGATGCCCGCCGACCCGTGGTTCGCCGCGGAGATCGCCGGCCGCCCGTCGACGTGCGCGCCGAGCGGGTCGCCGGGCAGGAACGGCGCCAGGTGCGCGCGCACCGCCACGGGGCCCACGCCGGGGCCGCCGCCGCCGTGCGGGATGCAGAAGGTCTTGTGCAGGTTCAGGTGCGACACGTCCGCCCCGAACCGGCCGGGCTTGGCGAACCCGACGAGGGCGTTGAGGTTCGCGCCGTCGACGTACACCTGGCCGCCGGCGTCGTGGACCTTCGCGCACAGCTGCGCGATGCCCGTCTCGTACACGCCGTGGGTGGACGGGTAGGTCACCATGATCGCGGCCAGCGCGTCCCGGTGCTTGTCGATCTTCGCGTCGAGGTCGACGAGGTCGACGTTGCCGTCGTCGTCGCAGCCGACCACCACGACCCGCATGCCGGCCATCACGGCCGACGCGGCGTTGGTGCCGTGCGCCGACGACGGGATGAGGCACACGTCGCGGTGACCCTCGCCGCGCTGCCGGTGGTAGGCCCGGATGGCCAGCAGCCCGGCAAGCTCACCCTGCGACCCGGCGTTGGGCTGCACGCTGACCGCGTCGTAGCCGGTGACCTCGGCCAGCCAGCCCTCCAGCTGGGCGATCAGCTCCCGGTAGCCGGCGGTCTGCTCGGCCGGGGCGAACGGGTGCAGGTGCGCGAACTCCGGCCAGGTGACCGGCTCCATCTCGGTGGTGGCGTTCAGCTTCATGGTGCACGACCCCAGCGGGATCATGCCCCGGTCCAGGGCGTAGTCGAAGTCCGACAGCCGGCGCAGGTAGCGCAGCATCGCCGTCTCCGAGTGGTGGGTGCGGAACACCGGGTGGGTGAGGAAGTCACTGGTGCGGGCCAGCCCGTCCGGCAGGGCCGCGTCCACCTCGCCGTCGACGCCGTCGACGCCGAACGCCGCCCACACCGCCTCAAGGTGCGCGGCCGTGGTGGTCTCGTCGCAGGAGATGCCGACCCGGTCGGCGTCGACCAGCCGCAGGTTCACGTTGCGCGCCGCGGCGGCGGCCACCACCTCGGCAGCCCGCCCCGGCACCGTGGCGGTGACGGTGTCGAAGAACGCGACGTCCGCGACCTGCACGCCGCCGGCGCGCAGCCCGGCCGCGAGCCGCGCCGCCGCCTCGTGGGTACGCGCGGCGATGCCCCGCAGCCCGTCCGGCCCGTGGTACACGGCGTACATGCCGGCCATCACGGCGAGGAGCAC is from Micromonospora terminaliae and encodes:
- a CDS encoding DUF5999 family protein, whose amino-acid sequence is MCQHLPTCPSAEATDREAARVIACFPEQGWSLLCNGVIVFEDTGELLPDGSTIAPHRGPARHALVA
- the pip gene encoding prolyl aminopeptidase, with the protein product MYPPIEPYAQGRLDVGDGQRIHWETCGNPGGKPALVVHGGPGSGAGASWRRLFDPAAYRIVLFDQRGCGRSTPPASDPATDLSVNTTAHLLADMERLRAHLGVDRWLLCGASWGSSLSLAYAQRHPQRVTALVLFSVVANTRREIDWVTRDMGRIFPEEWARFRDGVPPAERDGDLSAAYARLVNDPDPQVRDQAARDWCAWEDVHVSLAGGYQASPRYADPVFRAGFTRLVTHYFSNLGFLPDGQLLRDAGKLAGIPGVLVQGRLDVSGPPDIAWQLTREWPDARLEIVESGGHGSGHGVGERVVAALDAFASA
- a CDS encoding chorismate-binding protein, whose product is MSVNRPDGVEALPKTGIDVPGAPPECRGRLVERARLEWWLADGGDPAALAQEFLAAHGVDLSDLGRPAAHDPHGTCGAALFLSAAAGARAAGGAVGAPSPVPALPDLVAVVYGHADAPAPPVRPRPGGWWLGPWRDSWTPAAHAQAVAAVRAAIGRGDVYQVNVVGHAAAGYAGDPLPALARLAALPGARYGGTLSGLGWAIGCASPETLVAVEHGRLVTRPIKGTRPATPAGRRELLASAKERAEHVMIVDLERNDLARVARTGSVRVDELFAVRRWCDLWQAESTVSAVPADGLGLAALLRAVCPGGSVTGAPKLAALDEIAALEPVGRGAGMGALGWVGPGRVDLGLTIRTAAADADRLHVWAGGGITWGSDPAAEVAEAAAKAAPVRALLAA
- the gcvP gene encoding aminomethyl-transferring glycine dehydrogenase; the encoded protein is MTAEQFADRHIGPGPDDERRMLEAVGHSSIDELMDAAIPEVIRWHGALDLPAPASEREAIAELRALAARNTVAVSMIGLGYHGTHTPAVIRRNVLENPAWYTAYTPYQPEISQGRLEALLNFQTMVTDLTGLATANASMLDEGTAAAEAMTLARRASKTKSPVYVVDADTLPQTIAVISSRAEPLGIDVRVLDVERDELPGEFFGLHLQYPGASGAVRDHRGLVEAAHAAGALVTVAADLLALTLLRPPGEIGADIAAGTTQRFGVPMGFGGPHAGYLAVRSGLERMLPGRLVGVSKDADGNPAYRLALQTREQHIRREKATSNICTAQVLLAVMAGMYAVYHGPDGLRGIAARTHEAAARLAAGLRAGGVQVADVAFFDTVTATVPGRAAEVVAAAAARNVNLRLVDADRVGISCDETTTAAHLEAVWAAFGVDGVDGEVDAALPDGLARTSDFLTHPVFRTHHSETAMLRYLRRLSDFDYALDRGMIPLGSCTMKLNATTEMEPVTWPEFAHLHPFAPAEQTAGYRELIAQLEGWLAEVTGYDAVSVQPNAGSQGELAGLLAIRAYHRQRGEGHRDVCLIPSSAHGTNAASAVMAGMRVVVVGCDDDGNVDLVDLDAKIDKHRDALAAIMVTYPSTHGVYETGIAQLCAKVHDAGGQVYVDGANLNALVGFAKPGRFGADVSHLNLHKTFCIPHGGGGPGVGPVAVRAHLAPFLPGDPLGAHVDGRPAISAANHGSAGILPIPWAYLRMMGAEGLARATGVAVLAANYVAVRLRQHYPVLYAGNKGLVAHECILDLRPLTKATGVSVDDVAKRLIDYGFHAPTMSFPVAGTLMVEPTESEDLAELDRFCDAMIAIRAEIDKVGSGEWPAGDNPLANAPHTAAMVSGDEWPHPYPRSVGAYPAGVDRAGKYWPPVRRIDGAYGDRNLVCSCPAPEAFES